In Lotus japonicus ecotype B-129 chromosome 5, LjGifu_v1.2, one genomic interval encodes:
- the LOC130718465 gene encoding endoglucanase 17-like, translating to MTLVFSFTTLFPLFSLLSSVLLHTGVDAFPLHHNHRHPHFATHNYRDALTKSILYFEGQRSGKLPPNQRMSWRRDSGLSDGSAMHVDLVGGYYDAGDNVKFGFPMAFTTTMLSWSVIEFGGLMKGELQTAREAIRWSTDYLLKATVHPDTIYVQVGDAKKDHACWERPEDMDTPRSVFKVDANAPGSEVAAETAAALASASIVFRRCDPSYSNTLIRRAIRVFQFADKHRGSYSNALKPIVCPFYCSYSGYEDELLWGAAWLHKATKNPMYLNYIQVNGQILGAAEFDNTFGWDNKHVGARILLSKEFLVQKVQSLHDYKGHADNFVCSLIPGASSAQYTPGGLLFKMSDSNMQYVTSTTFLLLTYAKYLTSSHTVVNCGGITVTPKKLRTIAKKQVDYLLGDNPLKMSYMVGYGPRFPQRIHHRGSSLPSVAMHPGKIQCSAGFSVMDSQSPNPNVLVGAVVGGPDQNDRFPDERSDYEQSEPATYTNAPLVGALAYLAHSFGQL from the exons ATGACTCTTGTTTTCTCCTTCACAACTCTGTTTCCCctgttttctcttctctcttctgTTCTGCTTCACACTGGTGTGGATGCCTTCCCACTCCATCACAACCATCGCCACCCTCACTTTGCCACTCACAACTACAGAGATGCTCTCACCAAATCTATTCTCTACTTTGAAGGCCAGAGGTCAGGGAAGCTCCCTCCAAATCAGAGAATGTCTTGGAGAAGGGACTCTGGCCTCTCTGATGGCTCTGCCATGCAT GTTGACTTGGTTGGAGGGTACTATGATGCAGGGGACAATGTCAAGTTTGGTTTTCCCATGGCTTTTACCACCACCATGCTTTCATGGAGTGTTATTGAGTTTGGTGGGTTGATGAAAGGTGAGTTGCAGACTGCAAGAGAAGCCATTCGCTGGTCTACTGATTATCTTCTCAAAGCTACTGTACATCCAGACACCATTTATGTTCAG GTAGGAGATGCAAAGAAGGATCATGCTTGCTGGGAGAGACCAGAAGACATGGACACTCCAAGAAGTGTCTTCAAGGTAGATGCAAATGCACCTGGTTCAGAAGTTGCAGCAGAAACTGCTGCAGCTCTTGCATCTGCTTCCATTGTCTTCAGAAGATGTGATCCTTCATACTCCAACACTTTGATCAGGAGGGCTATCAGG GTGTTCCAGTTTGCTGATAAACACAGGGGATCCTACAGCAATGCCTTGAAGCCCATTGTGTGCCCCTTTTATTGCTCTTACTCTGGATATGAG GATGAGCTATTGTGGGGTGCTGCTTGGCTGCACAAAGCTACCAAGAATCCAATGTACCTAAATTACATTCAAGTTAATGGCCAAATTCTTGGTGCTGCTGAGTTTGACAACACTTTTGGGTGGGACAACAAGCATGTTGGAGCAAGGATACTTCTTTCCAAG GAATTTCTTGTTCAGAAGGTACAGTCCCTCCATGATTACAAGGGTCATGCAGATAATTTCGTTTGCTCTCTGATTCCAGGAGCTTCTTCTGCCCAATACACCCCAG GGGGTCTTTTGTTCAAGATGAGTGATAGCAACATGCAGTATGTTACATCCACCACGTTCCTACTGTTAACATATGCCAAATACTTGACCTCATCCCACACTGTTGTGAACTGTGGTGGCATCACAGTAACCCCAAAGAAGCTCAGGACAATAGCCAAGAAACAG gtgGATTATTTGCTAGGAGATAACCCTTTGAAGATGTCCTACATGGTGGGGTATGGTCCAAGGTTCCCACAGAGGATCCACCACAGGGGCTCATCTCTGCCGTCCGTTGCTATGCACCCAGGGAAGATCCAATGCTCAGCAGGGTTCAGTGTGATGGATTCACAATCCCCTAACCCGAATGTTCTAGTGGGTGCGGTTGTTGGTGGGCCTGATCAGAATGATAGGTTCCCAGATGAACGGTCAGATTATGAGCAATCAGAGCCTGCTACTTACACCAATGCACCCCTTGTGGGAGCACTGGCTTATCTTGCACACTCATTTGGTCAACTCTAG